Part of the Tolypothrix sp. PCC 7910 genome, TGGTCTAACATAAAATTTCACCTTTTAACTCTTATTCTCTGTCTCTGGTAAGCATTATTTTCTCTTCTAACTACTTAACTGCTTTTCTAATTTCCGAGAAGCCAGAGACATTGAGTAACAAAATACCCAGTAAATTAAGCCAATAAACAAATAAACTTCTGCATAACGTCCAATGAATTGCGGCTGCGCTAAAATTGAACGGGCAATTCCGGTAAGTTCCACTAATCCCACCAAAGATAACAGTGAAGTATCTTTAAATAAACCAATAAATTGACCAACAATTGCCGGGATTACTGCACGTAAAGCCTGTGGTAAGACAATCAATATCACGACAAATAGAGAATTAAATCCCAGTGCTTTAGCCGCTTCAATTTGTCCCCGGGATATAGCCTGAAGTCCGCCGCGCACATTTTCTGCCATGTAAGCTGCGCTGAATAATACTAATCCTGTAATTGCTCTAACTACCCTATCTAGACGCAAATCAACTGGCAGAAATAATGGCAGCATTACCTGTGCAAGAAACAAAATTCCTATGAGAGGTAATCCTCTAATAATTTCAATGTACAGGATAGAAAACCACTGGACTACAGGTAAACTGCTAGTGCGTCCTAAAGCTAGTAAAACTCCAATAGGGAAAGAAAGTACAATACTAACTGCTGCCATCAACAGGGTTAGTAACAAACCATTCCATAAATTTGTAGGTACAGATTGTAAGCCAAAGCCACCACCGATTAACCAAAAAATTATAGGAAAAGATAAAATCCAGATGAAAGACAGCCAAGGTGCTATTAATTTGGTAAATCTCTTTCCTAACAAAAAACTTATCAATAATAAAACAGCAATTAATAGTAGATAACCGCGGGATGTTAAATCTAAAGGGAAAACAATTAATAAAATGCCAATAATTAAACTAAAAATAGCAAGCCCAGACTTGGTTAAATTTCGTTTACTAGAAAATACTCCCCAAGTTATCGCGCCTAAAGTAGAAGCGATCGCCAGTACAATCCAAACTCGCCAGTACAGAGATTGAGGGAATCTTCCCAGTAAAAATAAACGTAAATTTACCGTAACTACTGCCCATTGTGCTTGCGTAGTTACCCAAGTTAAGATTCCTTTGGCTACCCAAAATAGAAATATTAAGCAGACGATAGTTAATAAACTGTTGTACCAAGTACTAAATAGATTTTTACGCAGCCACAATAGTTGAGGGTTTGTCATTTGTCATTTGTTATTGTTGTTATCCCTTTATCTTTCCTTAATTTGTACTGTGCGGTTAAACAGATTCATGACTATGGAAATTGTCAAACTAAGGGTGAGATAGGTAAGCATAATCAGTAATATTACTTCTACTGCTCTCCCAGTTTGGTTAAAAGTTGTAGAAGCGACAAAATAAATATCGGGGTAGCCAATTGCGATCGCTAAACTGGAATTTTTGGTCAAATTGAGATATTGGCTCGTTAAAGGTGGAATAATTACCCGCAACGCTTGGGGAAATATAACTAAACGCATGACTAACCCAGGTTTTAAACCCAGCGATCGCGCTGCTTCCCATTGTCCCTTTGGTACTGATTGAATTCCACCTCGGACAATTTCGGCAATAAATGCACCTGTATAAAAAGTTAAGCCTAGTAATAAGGCTGAAAACTCTGGAGATAAAGTAAACCAAGGAAATTGGATGCCATTTTGACTCAGGTACACCAAACCCCAGAGTGAAATTTTACTTTCTACTTTGGGAAAACCCAGAAAAACGGCAAAGTACCAAAACAGCAATTGCAACAGTAAGGGAGTATTGCGGAAGATTTCCACGTAAACTAGGGCAATA contains:
- a CDS encoding amino acid ABC transporter permease; this translates as MTNPQLLWLRKNLFSTWYNSLLTIVCLIFLFWVAKGILTWVTTQAQWAVVTVNLRLFLLGRFPQSLYWRVWIVLAIASTLGAITWGVFSSKRNLTKSGLAIFSLIIGILLIVFPLDLTSRGYLLLIAVLLLISFLLGKRFTKLIAPWLSFIWILSFPIIFWLIGGGFGLQSVPTNLWNGLLLTLLMAAVSIVLSFPIGVLLALGRTSSLPVVQWFSILYIEIIRGLPLIGILFLAQVMLPLFLPVDLRLDRVVRAITGLVLFSAAYMAENVRGGLQAISRGQIEAAKALGFNSLFVVILIVLPQALRAVIPAIVGQFIGLFKDTSLLSLVGLVELTGIARSILAQPQFIGRYAEVYLFIGLIYWVFCYSMSLASRKLEKQLSS
- a CDS encoding amino acid ABC transporter permease, coding for MTNMKSLWRDRRFWQIAGQLLAVFLAVAIVTILWGNLNRNLQQLGIQFGFDFLKQQASFDIGETLITYKPTDTYSRALWVGLVNSLRIAVTGIFLTTIVGISAGIARLSDNWLVRNIALVYVEIFRNTPLLLQLLFWYFAVFLGFPKVESKISLWGLVYLSQNGIQFPWFTLSPEFSALLLGLTFYTGAFIAEIVRGGIQSVPKGQWEAARSLGLKPGLVMRLVIFPQALRVIIPPLTSQYLNLTKNSSLAIAIGYPDIYFVASTTFNQTGRAVEVILLIMLTYLTLSLTISIVMNLFNRTVQIKER